In a single window of the Emys orbicularis isolate rEmyOrb1 chromosome 11, rEmyOrb1.hap1, whole genome shotgun sequence genome:
- the TMEM198 gene encoding transmembrane protein 198: protein MTWEDTRHGGGGGRAPPTAVLQGSGWLWGGHPACSSCCGGGCCLGPAGTGLRWVLGAGQLLSHPLPLFCPLASWRRLLDAARPVGRGEGVGRLTPPPGSPRAMTSTVQTLRFKLLPHDTGQEWVHSCEQEIERQYQVVPSVVCAMCCLFGIIYCFFGYRCFKAVMFLTGLMFGSIIIFMLCYKERVLDTQLSVEASVGIGLGIGVLCGLVTMLVRSVGLFMVGLLLGLLLALATLVAMEQFYHPPTVWIPIGLLLGVGMLGAVLTLQWQKFFTTLSTAVFGSAIMTVTVDYFIELLLLVQYVYERVKVAPARPMCWYSWVILGVWPVLAMLGVLVQWKVTAEGYSHTEVVISRQQRRVQLMRIKQREERKEKKKKRRPPHPLPHPHKAHLPEPSYRRKPTPVRRFDGDVLSPSYIQSFRERQTGTSLSSLITSTHAVVDLDYDCGSTVPLTMGSGPALRV from the exons ATGACCTGGGAGGACaccaggcatgggggggggggggggcgagccccccccactgcagtgctgcagggatcagggtggctctggggtggaCACCCAGCCTGCAGTTCTTGCTGTGGAGGTGGGTGCTGCCTGGGGCCGGCAGGTACTGGGCTGCGCTGGGTGCTCGGGGCAGGCCAGCTCTtatcccatccccttcccctgTTCTGTCCTCTCGCCAGCTGGAGGAGGCTCCTGGATGCAGCGCGGCCTGTGGGGCGTGGGGAGGGCGTGGGGCGTCTGACGCCCCCGCCGGGATCGCCAAGAGCCATGACTTCAACTGTGCAGACGCTGCGCTTCAAGCTGCTGCCGCACGACACTGGGCAGGAGTGGGTGCACAGCTGCGAGCAGGAGATTGAGCGCCAGTACCAGGTGGTGCCCTCTGTCGTGTGCGCCATGTGCTGCCTCTTTGGGATCATCTACTGCTTCTTCG GCTACCGCTGCTTCAAGGCCGTCATGTTCCTGACCGGGCTGATGTTTGGCTCCATCATCATCTTCATGCTGTGCTACAAGGAGCGGGTGCTGGACACGCAGCTGAGCGTGGAGGCCTCGGTGGGCATTGGGCTGGGCATCGGTGTCTTGTGCGGGCTGGTCACCATGCTGGTGCGCAGCGTCGGGCTCTTCAtggtggggctgctgctggggttgcTGCTGGCGCTGGCCACGCTGGTGGCCATGGAGCAGTTCTACCACCCGCCCACAGTGTGGATCCCCATCGGGCTGCTGCTGGGCGTGGGCATGCTCGGCGCCGTGCTCACCCTGCAGTGGCAGAAGTTCTTCACCACCCTCTCCACGGCCGTCTTCGGCAGCGCCATCATGACCGTCACCGTCGACTACTTCatcgagctgctgctgctggtgcagtaCGTCTACGAGCGCGTCAAGGTGGCGCCCGCGCGGCCCATGTGCTGGTACAGCTGGGTCATCCTGGGCGTCTGGCCTGTCCTCGCCATGCTGGGCGTGCTGGTGCAGTGGAAAGTCACGGCCGAGGGGTACTCCCACACCGAAG TGGTTATCAGCCGGCAGCAGCGCCGGGTGCAGCTGATGAGGATCAAGCAGCGGGAGGAGcggaaggagaagaagaagaagcggaggcccccccatccccttccccacccacacaaGGCCCACCTGCCCGAGCCCAGCTACCGACGCAAGCCAACCCCCGTGCGCCGCTTTGACGGGGACGTGCTCTCCCCT AGCTACATCCAGAGTTTCCGGGAGCGGCAGACGGGGACGTCGCTGAGCAGCCTCATCACAAGCACGCACGCCGTGGTCGACCTGGACTATGACTGTGGCTCTACAGTGCCCTTGACCATGGGCTCTGGCCCAGCTCTTCGGGTATAG